Proteins co-encoded in one Haloarcula pelagica genomic window:
- a CDS encoding FAD-binding and (Fe-S)-binding domain-containing protein, which yields MGATEQGPRGEPASDERADYDHQSDSVARPALVADLAERIEGTVRFDDYSRELYATDASAYEMTPVGVVYPRSTDDVAAVVSYCAQREIPVLPRGGGTSLAGQAVNEAVVLDFTRHMDDLVAVDPDERRAVAEVGTTLGDLNAELAAHDLKFAPDPAWGDKSALGGAIGNNSTGAHSLQYGKTDAYVEACEVVLADGTVTTFGEATVDELRAAADPDGDLEARIYAELVRILDTEREEIDAAFPDLKRNVSGYNLDRLIAEVEGEYGEPDTVNVARLLAGSEGTLAIVTEATVSLEPIPETKSLALLAFEDLVTAMEDVAPILEHDPAAVEVLDDVLLELAGDTGEFGDLVDDIVPAGTGAVLLVEFYADSTAAGKQKVADLLADRVGGVSTVGVPQEGAEALTAAPVRAFHGREAHDDAERERFWKLRKSGLPILLGRTSDAKHISFIEDTAVPPENLPEYVSDFQDLLEDEGTFASFYAHAGPGCLHIRPLVNTKTVEGVEQMEAIADGATDLVREYGGSVSGEHGDGRARTQWNHKLYGDHVWSVFQSLKTAFDPDWLLNPGQVVGVDEETVEAGEAPPRARTVDMTENLRFSPEYEFESGFDPALDWDTENGMQGMVELCHGCGGCRGPQETTGGVMCPTYRAADEEVTATRGRANMLRSAMSGDLPDDPTDDEFVSEVMDLCIGCKGCAKDCPSEVDMAKLKAEVEHAHHQEHGASLRDKVFANVETLSKVGSALAPLSNWAQRLPGSDLVAEKALGIARERDLPTFRRESFEDWWAGREPAVPAAEAERRALLFPDTYNNYSHPEVLRAAVEVLEAAGVHVAVPEDVTASGRAVHSKGFLDTSRERARTNVDALADRVEAGWDVVVVEPSDAVMFQSDYLDLLGHDDDAATAVAASSFGVCEYLDRFALDAGVDWSAPEESLSYHGHCHQKATKKDHHAVGVLRRAGYEVDPLDSGCCGMAGSFGYEAEHYSMSKAIAGILYEQTAESYGDTVVAPGASCRTQLADRPLGDDEEPPHPIERLADAVA from the coding sequence ATGGGCGCAACCGAGCAGGGGCCACGCGGCGAGCCGGCCAGCGACGAACGGGCCGACTACGACCACCAGTCCGACAGCGTCGCCCGGCCGGCGCTCGTCGCGGACCTCGCCGAGCGCATCGAGGGGACGGTTCGGTTCGACGACTACTCCCGGGAACTGTACGCGACCGACGCAAGCGCCTACGAGATGACACCGGTCGGGGTGGTCTACCCCCGGTCGACCGACGACGTGGCCGCGGTCGTCTCCTACTGCGCACAGCGGGAGATCCCAGTGCTCCCGCGGGGTGGTGGGACGAGCCTGGCCGGCCAGGCCGTCAACGAAGCCGTCGTCCTGGATTTCACGCGACACATGGACGATCTGGTCGCGGTCGATCCGGACGAGCGGCGGGCCGTCGCGGAGGTCGGGACGACGCTTGGCGACCTGAACGCCGAACTCGCCGCACACGATCTGAAGTTCGCCCCCGATCCCGCCTGGGGGGACAAGTCCGCGCTGGGCGGGGCCATCGGGAACAACTCGACCGGCGCACACTCGCTGCAGTACGGCAAGACCGACGCCTACGTCGAGGCCTGTGAGGTCGTCCTCGCGGACGGGACGGTGACCACGTTCGGCGAGGCGACCGTCGACGAACTCCGGGCGGCCGCCGACCCGGACGGCGACCTCGAAGCGCGGATCTACGCCGAACTGGTCCGGATTCTCGACACGGAGCGCGAGGAGATCGACGCCGCCTTCCCCGATCTGAAACGCAACGTCTCGGGGTACAACCTCGACCGCCTGATCGCAGAAGTCGAGGGCGAGTACGGCGAGCCGGATACCGTCAATGTGGCGCGGCTGCTGGCCGGCAGCGAGGGGACGCTGGCGATCGTCACCGAGGCGACCGTCTCGCTGGAGCCGATCCCGGAGACGAAGTCGCTGGCCCTGCTGGCGTTCGAAGACCTCGTGACCGCGATGGAGGACGTGGCGCCGATCCTCGAACACGACCCCGCCGCCGTCGAGGTACTCGACGACGTGTTGCTGGAACTGGCGGGCGACACCGGGGAGTTCGGCGACCTCGTCGACGACATCGTCCCGGCGGGGACCGGCGCGGTGCTCCTGGTGGAGTTCTACGCCGACAGCACGGCCGCCGGCAAGCAGAAAGTCGCGGACCTGCTCGCCGACCGCGTGGGCGGTGTCTCCACTGTAGGCGTCCCACAGGAGGGTGCCGAGGCGTTGACCGCTGCGCCGGTTCGGGCCTTCCACGGCCGCGAGGCCCACGACGACGCCGAGCGCGAGCGGTTCTGGAAGCTCCGCAAGTCCGGGCTGCCGATCCTGCTGGGCCGGACCAGCGACGCCAAACACATCAGCTTCATCGAGGACACGGCGGTCCCGCCGGAGAACCTCCCGGAGTACGTCAGCGACTTCCAGGACCTCCTGGAGGATGAAGGCACCTTCGCCTCGTTCTACGCCCACGCCGGCCCTGGCTGTCTGCACATCCGCCCGCTCGTGAACACGAAGACCGTCGAGGGCGTCGAGCAGATGGAAGCCATCGCCGACGGTGCGACCGACCTCGTCCGGGAGTACGGTGGATCGGTCTCGGGCGAGCACGGCGACGGGCGCGCCCGGACGCAGTGGAACCACAAGCTCTACGGCGACCACGTCTGGTCGGTGTTCCAGTCCCTCAAGACCGCGTTCGACCCCGACTGGCTGCTCAACCCCGGGCAGGTCGTCGGCGTCGACGAGGAGACGGTCGAGGCCGGTGAGGCACCCCCGCGGGCCCGTACGGTCGACATGACCGAGAACCTCCGGTTCTCGCCGGAGTACGAGTTCGAGTCGGGCTTCGACCCGGCACTGGACTGGGACACCGAGAACGGGATGCAGGGGATGGTCGAACTCTGTCACGGCTGTGGCGGCTGTCGGGGTCCCCAGGAGACGACCGGCGGCGTGATGTGTCCGACCTACCGGGCCGCCGACGAGGAGGTGACCGCGACTCGCGGCCGGGCGAACATGCTCCGCTCGGCCATGAGCGGGGACCTGCCCGACGACCCGACCGACGACGAGTTCGTCTCGGAGGTGATGGACCTCTGTATCGGCTGCAAGGGCTGTGCGAAAGACTGCCCGAGCGAGGTCGACATGGCGAAGCTGAAAGCCGAAGTCGAACACGCCCACCACCAGGAACACGGCGCTAGCCTCCGGGACAAGGTCTTTGCCAACGTCGAGACGCTCTCGAAGGTCGGCAGCGCGCTGGCCCCGCTCTCGAACTGGGCCCAGCGGCTCCCGGGCAGCGATCTGGTGGCCGAGAAGGCCCTGGGTATCGCCCGCGAGCGGGACCTGCCGACGTTCCGGCGGGAGTCCTTCGAGGACTGGTGGGCCGGCCGCGAGCCAGCGGTTCCGGCCGCCGAGGCCGAGCGGCGTGCACTGTTGTTCCCCGACACCTACAACAACTACAGCCACCCCGAGGTGCTGCGAGCGGCCGTCGAGGTACTGGAGGCCGCCGGCGTCCACGTCGCGGTGCCCGAGGACGTGACCGCCTCGGGCCGGGCGGTCCATTCCAAGGGCTTTCTCGACACCTCCCGCGAACGGGCGCGGACGAACGTCGACGCCCTCGCCGACCGCGTCGAAGCCGGGTGGGACGTGGTCGTCGTCGAACCCTCCGACGCCGTGATGTTCCAGTCCGATTACCTGGACCTGCTGGGCCACGACGACGACGCGGCGACGGCGGTCGCAGCCAGCAGCTTCGGCGTCTGTGAGTACCTCGACCGGTTCGCGCTCGACGCAGGCGTCGACTGGTCGGCCCCCGAGGAGTCGTTGAGCTACCACGGACACTGCCACCAGAAGGCGACGAAGAAAGACCACCACGCCGTCGGCGTCCTCCGGCGGGCCGGCTACGAGGTCGACCCGCTCGATTCGGGCTGTTGTGGCATGGCCGGCAGTTTCGGCTACGAGGCCGAACACTACTCGATGAGCAAAGCTATCGCCGGCATCCTCTACGAGCAGACCGCCGAGAGCTACGGCGACACCGTCGTCGCACCCGGTGCGTCCTGTCGGACCCAACTCGCCGATCGGCCGCTGGGTGACGACGAGGAACCGCCCCACCCGATCGAGCGCCTGGCCGACGCGGTCGCCTGA
- a CDS encoding DUF7128 family protein has product MVVATERDGMTWYECESCGLMFDDQDDARQHESNCDDEDPSYIQ; this is encoded by the coding sequence ATGGTAGTCGCTACCGAACGGGACGGGATGACCTGGTACGAGTGTGAGTCCTGTGGCCTCATGTTCGACGACCAGGACGACGCCCGCCAGCACGAGTCCAACTGCGACGACGAGGACCCCTCCTACATCCAGTAA
- a CDS encoding bacteriorhodopsin → MLPLTTIGVSTILLQATQTDAFSQIQNDALLSSSLWVNIALAGLSILLFVYMGRGVTSDRARFIWGATLLIPLVSISSYLGLASGLTVGFIEMPAGHALAGQEVMSQWGRYLTWALSTPMILLALGLLADVDRSSLFTVIAADIGMCVTGLAAALVTSSYLFRWLFYVVSCTFFVVVLYALLVEWSAAAEAAGTDEIFGTLRVLTVVLWLGYPIIWALGVEGLAVVQSVGLTSWGYSALDILAKYVFAFLLLRWVAANERTVASTRRGTGTDAAPADD, encoded by the coding sequence ATGCTACCGCTAACCACAATCGGCGTGAGCACAATCCTGTTACAGGCGACACAGACGGACGCGTTCTCACAGATACAGAACGACGCGTTACTGAGTTCGTCGCTGTGGGTCAACATCGCCCTCGCGGGGCTGTCGATCCTCCTGTTCGTGTACATGGGTCGGGGAGTCACCAGCGACCGCGCGCGCTTCATCTGGGGGGCGACGCTGCTGATCCCGCTGGTATCGATCTCTAGTTACCTGGGACTGGCCTCCGGGCTGACGGTCGGATTCATCGAGATGCCGGCCGGACACGCGCTGGCCGGCCAGGAGGTCATGAGCCAGTGGGGTCGGTATCTCACCTGGGCGCTCTCGACGCCGATGATCCTGCTCGCGCTGGGACTGCTGGCCGACGTGGATCGGAGCAGCCTCTTTACGGTCATCGCCGCCGACATCGGGATGTGTGTGACCGGTCTCGCCGCGGCGCTGGTCACGTCCTCGTACCTGTTCCGCTGGCTGTTCTACGTCGTCAGCTGTACGTTCTTCGTCGTCGTGCTGTACGCCCTCCTGGTCGAGTGGTCGGCGGCCGCAGAGGCGGCCGGTACCGACGAGATCTTCGGGACCCTCCGGGTGCTGACGGTCGTGCTGTGGCTGGGCTACCCGATCATCTGGGCGCTCGGCGTCGAGGGCCTCGCGGTCGTCCAGTCGGTCGGACTCACCTCCTGGGGCTACTCCGCGCTCGACATCCTCGCGAAGTACGTGTTCGCCTTCCTCCTGTTGCGGTGGGTCGCCGCGAACGAACGGACCGTCGCCTCGACGCGGCGGGGCACCGGCACCGACGCGGCACCCGCCGACGACTGA
- a CDS encoding sulfurtransferase TusA family protein: MTTEQTNAEADQIVDARGSTCPGPLMDLIGALRGVDAGAVVALLSDNENSTTEVQEWADEAGNEVTDIVDEGTHYRIHVEKR, encoded by the coding sequence ATGACTACCGAACAGACCAACGCCGAGGCAGACCAGATCGTCGACGCCCGCGGTTCCACCTGTCCAGGCCCACTGATGGACCTCATCGGCGCGCTCCGTGGGGTCGATGCCGGTGCGGTCGTCGCCCTGTTGAGCGACAACGAGAACTCGACGACCGAGGTTCAAGAGTGGGCCGACGAGGCTGGAAACGAGGTGACGGACATCGTCGACGAAGGAACCCACTACCGGATTCACGTGGAGAAACGATGA
- a CDS encoding NAD(P)/FAD-dependent oxidoreductase: protein MTEHIAIVGGGTGGTVLANTLAEKLGTELDTGAVRITLFNDGPDHVYKPVWLYVAFGQREPADGRRPLREVVDDRVDIRQDYVLDVDHGRRELELQTVVDPVAYDKLVVATGAKLAPEQVPGLAEGAHHFYGEDGAQALRDELLTMEGGHVVLSVVGTPHMCPAAPLEFTFMLDDWLRERDRRDEFEITYTYPIMRVHGNEQIAAWAEPRLEARNVAVETMFNAEAVDPDAGAITAMEGTTLDYDLLVAIPPHTGSDFVESAGLGDGGWVDVDRHTLEATGFEDSYAIGDAAQTGVPKAGSAAHYQANVVAQRLASEVRDRPATAVYDGKTLCFIETGMDDATFVEFDYETPPSPGEPTRALHWSKLAYNESYWLTARGLL, encoded by the coding sequence ATGACCGAACACATCGCCATCGTCGGCGGCGGGACCGGCGGAACGGTGCTAGCGAACACCCTCGCGGAGAAACTCGGAACGGAACTCGACACCGGGGCCGTCCGGATCACCCTGTTCAACGACGGGCCGGACCACGTCTACAAGCCGGTGTGGCTCTACGTCGCGTTCGGCCAGCGGGAGCCCGCAGACGGCCGCCGACCGCTCCGCGAAGTCGTCGACGACCGGGTCGACATCCGGCAGGACTACGTCCTCGATGTCGACCACGGGCGCCGGGAGCTCGAACTCCAAACGGTCGTCGATCCGGTCGCGTACGACAAGCTCGTCGTCGCGACGGGAGCGAAACTCGCCCCAGAGCAGGTGCCGGGACTCGCCGAGGGAGCCCATCACTTCTACGGCGAGGACGGTGCCCAGGCTCTCAGAGACGAGTTGCTCACGATGGAGGGGGGCCACGTCGTGCTGAGCGTCGTCGGAACCCCGCACATGTGCCCGGCGGCGCCGTTGGAGTTCACGTTCATGCTCGACGACTGGCTCCGTGAACGGGACCGCCGCGACGAGTTCGAGATCACCTACACGTATCCGATCATGCGCGTCCACGGGAACGAACAGATCGCGGCGTGGGCCGAACCGCGACTCGAAGCGCGCAACGTCGCCGTCGAGACGATGTTCAACGCCGAGGCGGTCGACCCGGACGCGGGCGCCATCACCGCGATGGAGGGGACGACGCTCGACTACGACCTCCTCGTCGCCATCCCGCCCCACACCGGAAGTGACTTCGTCGAATCGGCCGGCCTCGGGGACGGCGGCTGGGTCGATGTCGACAGGCACACGCTCGAAGCGACCGGCTTCGAAGACAGCTACGCAATCGGCGACGCCGCACAGACTGGTGTCCCGAAGGCCGGGAGCGCCGCCCACTACCAGGCCAACGTCGTCGCCCAGCGTCTCGCTAGCGAGGTCAGAGACCGGCCCGCGACCGCGGTCTACGACGGCAAGACCCTCTGTTTCATCGAGACCGGGATGGACGACGCGACCTTCGTGGAGTTCGACTACGAGACGCCGCCGAGCCCCGGGGAACCGACCCGCGCCCTGCACTGGTCGAAACTCGCGTACAACGAGTCGTACTGGCTGACTGCACGGGGGTTGCTCTGA
- a CDS encoding YdeI/OmpD-associated family protein, translating to MTEQQPSPDGVPDDLAAAIEENPAAFAMFVRNLETVNELLEVADLGAAALDDEMVAALSRTGERVAASADAAATDGTVDLATAVGENGETLGDAVEALARLQRSGALDDVVELAELASLVTAALDDEMVTSLAGTGGSLGELADSAAADDTRTALQRLLAALGDAHRNGPVDRSDIWSGFRNGEFFAAIGYVLSILRSLGRAVTDR from the coding sequence ATGACCGAACAGCAGCCCTCGCCCGACGGTGTGCCGGACGACCTGGCCGCCGCTATCGAGGAGAACCCGGCGGCCTTTGCCATGTTCGTCCGGAACCTCGAGACGGTCAACGAGTTGCTCGAAGTCGCAGACCTCGGAGCCGCGGCGCTGGACGACGAGATGGTCGCGGCGCTGTCCCGGACCGGCGAGCGCGTTGCGGCGTCCGCCGACGCAGCCGCGACCGACGGGACCGTTGACCTCGCAACCGCCGTCGGCGAGAACGGTGAAACCCTCGGTGACGCCGTCGAGGCGCTCGCTCGCCTCCAGCGCAGCGGTGCACTCGACGACGTTGTCGAGCTCGCCGAACTCGCGTCGCTGGTGACGGCCGCTCTGGACGACGAGATGGTGACATCGCTGGCCGGGACCGGCGGGTCGCTGGGCGAACTCGCGGACTCCGCCGCCGCGGACGACACCCGAACCGCGCTTCAGAGGCTCCTCGCGGCGCTCGGTGACGCCCACAGGAACGGGCCGGTCGACCGGTCGGACATCTGGAGTGGGTTCCGGAACGGTGAGTTCTTCGCCGCCATCGGTTACGTGCTCTCGATCCTCCGCTCGCTCGGACGTGCGGTCACGGACCGATGA
- a CDS encoding YgaP family membrane protein, which translates to MARNVGSADKTVRVLTGAVAGLLSLGVLGSVVALPAILAPVFGIASLILLVTGITGFCGLYSVLGVDTCSVDTR; encoded by the coding sequence ATGGCACGAAACGTCGGTTCGGCGGACAAGACGGTTCGAGTGCTCACTGGCGCGGTGGCTGGACTGCTGTCGCTCGGTGTACTCGGGAGCGTCGTTGCGCTTCCGGCGATCCTCGCACCCGTGTTCGGTATCGCGTCACTGATACTCCTCGTCACAGGAATCACGGGGTTCTGCGGGCTGTACTCCGTGCTGGGTGTCGACACCTGTTCGGTCGACACGCGGTAG
- a CDS encoding CDC48 family AAA ATPase, whose amino-acid sequence MNGSPDGGIELTVEGANKRDAGRGIARLPESVRSRLGVLSGDPVIVEGTKMTVVKVWPADDSGQFVRVDSDTRANAGVNIGDTVTVRQGSVTEAVDITVQPADPLPGTEEYEHTVRSRLVDRMVQAGERVHVDGLGTFLVRSTTPDESVRVTDRTTVTVLPRTNDGGGAGSPDQTDSAPSSQAETDTGVSYEDIGGLDDELDRIREMIEMPLSEPEQFRRLGIDPPKGVLLHGPPGTGKTLIARAVANEVDAYFDTISGPEIVSKYKGESEERLREAFDRATANAPSILFVDEIDSIAGSRDEDADMENRVVAQLLTLMDGLEDRGRVVVIGATNRVDAVDPALRRGGRFDREIEIGVPDEPGRREILDVHTRGMPMAEDVDLDRVAAQTHGFVGADLASLTTEAAMAALRREHDDPDVTGPDFDTAMATVEPSAMREYVAESPTVTFEDVGGLDEVKQTLTEAIEWPLSYGELFAATNTDPPSGILLYGPPGTGKTLLARAVAGESGVNFIHVAGPEIMDRYVGESEEAVRELFERARQTAPSIIFLDEIDAIASHRGDGNEVTERVVSQLLAELDGITENPNVVVLAATNRRDMIDDALLRPGRLEQHVEVPNPDQAAREEILAVHAADKPLAADISLPDIASETPDFSGAELEAVVREASMLAIRETAAELGPEEATERADEVEITADHFQRALDRERER is encoded by the coding sequence ATGAACGGGTCCCCGGACGGCGGTATCGAACTCACGGTGGAGGGAGCGAACAAGCGCGACGCCGGGCGCGGCATCGCGCGACTCCCCGAGTCCGTGCGAAGCAGGCTCGGCGTGCTGAGCGGTGACCCCGTCATCGTCGAGGGCACGAAGATGACCGTGGTGAAGGTGTGGCCGGCCGACGACAGCGGTCAGTTCGTCCGGGTCGACTCGGACACCCGGGCCAACGCCGGCGTCAACATCGGTGACACCGTCACCGTCCGACAGGGCTCGGTGACGGAAGCGGTCGACATCACCGTACAGCCGGCCGACCCCCTCCCCGGCACCGAGGAGTACGAGCACACCGTCCGCTCGCGGCTGGTCGACCGGATGGTCCAGGCCGGCGAGCGGGTCCACGTCGACGGCCTCGGCACCTTCCTCGTCCGGTCGACGACGCCCGACGAGTCCGTCCGGGTCACCGACCGGACGACCGTCACAGTCCTCCCGCGGACGAACGACGGCGGCGGGGCCGGGAGTCCCGACCAGACGGACTCGGCCCCCTCCTCCCAGGCCGAGACCGACACCGGCGTCAGCTACGAGGACATCGGTGGCCTCGACGACGAACTCGACCGTATCCGCGAGATGATCGAGATGCCCCTCTCCGAACCGGAGCAGTTCCGCCGGCTGGGCATCGACCCGCCGAAGGGCGTCCTGTTACACGGCCCGCCCGGCACCGGGAAGACGCTGATCGCCCGCGCGGTCGCCAACGAGGTCGACGCCTACTTCGACACCATCTCCGGCCCGGAGATCGTCTCGAAGTACAAAGGCGAGAGCGAGGAACGGCTTCGGGAGGCGTTCGACCGCGCGACCGCGAACGCCCCGTCGATCCTGTTCGTCGACGAGATCGACTCCATCGCCGGCTCCCGCGACGAGGACGCCGACATGGAGAACCGCGTCGTCGCGCAACTACTGACGCTGATGGACGGGCTCGAAGACCGCGGCCGCGTGGTCGTCATCGGCGCGACGAACCGCGTCGACGCCGTCGATCCGGCGCTGCGCCGCGGCGGCCGGTTCGACCGCGAGATCGAGATCGGCGTCCCGGACGAGCCCGGTCGCCGCGAGATCCTGGATGTCCACACCCGCGGGATGCCCATGGCCGAGGATGTCGACCTCGACCGGGTGGCCGCACAGACACACGGGTTCGTCGGCGCCGACCTGGCCTCGCTGACGACAGAGGCGGCGATGGCGGCGCTGCGCCGGGAACACGACGATCCGGACGTGACCGGCCCCGACTTCGACACCGCGATGGCGACGGTCGAACCCAGCGCGATGCGGGAGTACGTCGCGGAGTCCCCGACGGTGACCTTCGAAGACGTGGGTGGCCTCGACGAGGTCAAACAGACGCTCACCGAGGCCATCGAGTGGCCGCTGTCCTACGGCGAGTTGTTCGCGGCGACCAACACCGACCCGCCCAGCGGCATCCTGCTCTATGGCCCGCCCGGGACCGGGAAGACGCTGCTGGCCCGTGCGGTCGCCGGCGAGAGCGGCGTCAACTTCATCCACGTCGCCGGCCCGGAGATCATGGACCGCTACGTCGGCGAGAGCGAGGAAGCCGTCAGGGAACTGTTCGAGCGCGCCCGCCAGACCGCGCCCAGCATCATCTTCCTGGACGAGATCGACGCCATCGCCAGCCACCGCGGCGACGGCAACGAGGTGACCGAACGGGTCGTCTCCCAACTGCTCGCCGAACTCGACGGGATCACCGAGAACCCTAACGTCGTCGTCCTCGCGGCGACGAACCGTCGTGACATGATCGACGACGCGCTCTTGCGCCCGGGCCGACTCGAACAGCACGTCGAGGTCCCCAACCCCGATCAGGCCGCCCGCGAGGAGATCCTCGCGGTCCACGCCGCCGACAAGCCCCTCGCCGCGGACATCTCGTTGCCGGACATCGCGAGCGAGACGCCCGATTTCTCGGGTGCCGAACTAGAGGCGGTCGTCCGCGAGGCGTCGATGCTGGCGATCCGCGAGACCGCCGCGGAACTGGGGCCCGAGGAGGCCACCGAACGGGCCGACGAGGTCGAGATCACCGCCGACCACTTCCAGCGGGCACTCGACCGCGAGCGGGAACGCTGA
- a CDS encoding aldehyde dehydrogenase family protein translates to MTGQSDSELHHYVGGEWVPSDAGETFETVNPATGDTVATVHRGSASEIDRAVTAAREAAADWRALSYIDRAAFLWEIYHELRERTGELGAMVSRECGKEISEGRADVVEAAHMVELAAGNARHPHGDVVPSEVASKDSYMRRRPRGVVGCITPWNFPVAIPFWHMATALVEGNTVVWKPAEQTPYCAQIVAEMFDDTSIPDGVFNLVQGYGDAGNAVVEDDRVDTVLFTGSAQVGHSIDEAIGGRPGRNACCEMGGKNAIVVTEHADLDIAVHSAVMSSFKTTGQRCVSSERLFVHTDVYDAFRERFVDLAERVTVGDPLEEETFMGPLVDREQVEKFGRFNDMVRNAEATVLVDREDLSAEELPAGHEAGFWVGPFVYEVSPDTDLSAYHQEVFGPHVALVEYEGDIERAVALQNDTDYGLAGAVVSEDYRQLHYYRDHAEVGLAYANLPCIGAEVQLPFGGVKRSGSGPPHGREVIDAVTERTAWTLNNSKEIRMAQGLSADIATDEE, encoded by the coding sequence ATGACAGGTCAGTCAGACAGCGAGTTACACCACTACGTCGGCGGCGAGTGGGTACCGAGCGATGCGGGGGAGACCTTCGAGACGGTCAACCCGGCCACCGGCGACACCGTGGCGACGGTCCACCGGGGATCGGCGTCGGAGATCGACCGGGCGGTGACCGCCGCCCGCGAGGCCGCCGCCGACTGGCGCGCCCTGTCGTACATCGACCGGGCGGCGTTCCTCTGGGAGATCTACCACGAACTCCGCGAACGGACCGGCGAACTCGGTGCGATGGTCTCCCGGGAGTGTGGTAAGGAGATCAGCGAGGGGCGAGCGGACGTGGTCGAGGCCGCCCACATGGTCGAACTGGCCGCGGGCAACGCTCGCCACCCCCACGGCGACGTGGTCCCCTCCGAGGTCGCCAGCAAGGACTCGTACATGCGCCGGCGCCCGCGGGGGGTCGTCGGCTGTATCACCCCGTGGAACTTCCCGGTCGCCATCCCGTTCTGGCACATGGCGACCGCGCTGGTCGAGGGCAACACGGTCGTCTGGAAGCCCGCCGAACAGACGCCCTACTGCGCCCAGATCGTCGCGGAGATGTTCGACGACACCTCGATCCCCGATGGCGTCTTCAACCTCGTGCAGGGCTACGGCGACGCCGGCAACGCCGTCGTCGAGGACGACCGCGTCGACACCGTCCTGTTCACCGGGAGCGCACAGGTCGGCCACAGCATCGACGAGGCCATCGGTGGCCGGCCGGGCCGGAACGCCTGCTGTGAGATGGGCGGCAAGAACGCCATCGTCGTCACCGAACACGCCGATCTGGACATCGCCGTCCACTCGGCGGTGATGTCCAGTTTCAAGACGACCGGCCAGCGGTGTGTCTCCAGCGAGCGCCTGTTCGTCCACACCGACGTGTACGATGCGTTCAGGGAACGGTTCGTCGACCTGGCCGAGCGCGTGACCGTCGGCGATCCGCTGGAGGAGGAGACGTTCATGGGACCGCTCGTCGACCGCGAGCAGGTCGAGAAGTTCGGCCGCTTCAACGACATGGTTCGGAACGCCGAGGCGACGGTGCTCGTCGACCGCGAGGACCTCTCGGCCGAGGAACTCCCCGCGGGTCACGAGGCGGGTTTCTGGGTCGGCCCGTTCGTCTACGAGGTCTCGCCCGACACCGACCTCTCGGCGTACCACCAGGAGGTGTTCGGCCCGCACGTCGCCCTGGTCGAGTACGAGGGCGACATCGAGCGGGCGGTCGCGCTCCAGAACGACACCGACTACGGCCTCGCAGGCGCCGTCGTCTCGGAGGACTACCGGCAACTGCACTACTACCGCGACCACGCCGAGGTCGGCCTGGCCTACGCGAACCTCCCGTGTATCGGCGCGGAAGTGCAGTTGCCCTTCGGCGGCGTCAAGCGGTCCGGAAGCGGGCCGCCCCACGGCCGCGAGGTCATCGACGCCGTCACCGAACGGACGGCGTGGACGCTCAACAACTCGAAAGAGATTCGGATGGCACAGGGACTCTCGGCCGACATCGCCACTGACGAGGAGTGA